From a single Zygotorulaspora mrakii chromosome 2, complete sequence genomic region:
- the NPY1 gene encoding NAD(+) diphosphatase (similar to Saccharomyces cerevisiae NPY1 (YGL067W); ancestral locus Anc_6.216), producing the protein MSDLGTAVAVNNGDNGMFFGCESLNRISFLRSDIEFIRATMNHSSTVFVVFVNGEAVLDKDKNSILLTHLKDDTKLDDAIRKLVPLMNTAGIRMLESGVNITFLGLMEPDKRSADVVSDNLFIHKDIYRGVPYYGIDIRPNSGTLIKPEDVEHLLKMETVKRMSVFEMNNAIASLYSHAKMYLNWLGKFKYCPDCGSALYPVDGGTKLKCSNPDLTQYCEVRDLPVNNVCFPRTDPVVIIAITTRDFSKICLARNKRRIGSNVMYSTIAGFMEPAETIEKACSREIWEETGVKCSEVSLVCSQPWPYPVNLMIGCYGIVDFNGDNEIINLNHDDEIMDARWFDTKDISEAIDNYSGKGFVDFSMDKITFPGSTAIAHHLIKLICDKFKRSQGSL; encoded by the coding sequence aAGAGCTACAATGAACCACAGCTCTACAGTTTTCGTAGTTTTTGTTAATGGTGAAGCTGTGCTCGATAAGGACAAGAATTCGATACTTCTGACGCATTTGAAGGATGACACCAAGTTGGACGATGCCATTCGTAAACTCGTTCCATTAATGAACACTGCTGGCATCAGAATGCTAGAGTCTGGAGTGAATATTACGTTCTTGGGCCTTATGGAACCTGATAAAAGATCTGCAGATGTCGTAAGTGACAATTTGTTCATCCATAAAGACATATATAGAGGTGTTCCTTATTATGGGATTGATATAAGACCGAATTCGGGTACTCTGATTAAACCAGAGGATGTTGAGCATctgttgaaaatggaaacaGTCAAGCGAATGTCCGTGTTTGAAATGAACAATGCCATAGCGTCATTGTATTCACATGCTAAGATGTATTTAAATTGGCTTGGCAAATTTAAGTATTGTCCCGATTGCGGGAGTGCGCTTTACCCGGTAGATGGAGGTACCAAGTTAAAATGCAGTAATCCAGATTTAACCCAGTACTGTGAAGTACGTGACTTACCAGTTAACAATGTGTGCTTCCCACGTACCGATCCAGTAGTTATTATTGCGATAACGACTAGAGATTTTAGCAAGATCTGTTTAGCACGTAATAAGAGAAGAATTGGTAGTAATGTTATGTACAGTACCATTGCAGGATTTATGGAGCCTGCGGAAACAATAGAAAAAGCTTGTTCTAGAGAGATCTGGGAGGAAACAGGTGTTAAATGTAGCGAAGTTTCACTAGTCTGCAGTCAACCGTGGCCGTATCCTGTAAACCTCATGATCGGATGCTATGGTATAGTCGATTTCAATGGAGACAATGAAATTATCAATCTGAAccatgatgatgaaatcaTGGATGCAAGATGGTTTGATACCAAAGATATCTCAGAGGCAATCGATAATTACAGTGGCAAGGGCTTTGTGGACTTTTCGATGGATAAAATAACATTTCCTGGATCAACAGCTATCGCTCACCATCTCATTAAGTTGATTTGTGACAAATTTAAGAGATCTCAAGGATCTTTGTAA